One window of Desulfarculus baarsii DSM 2075 genomic DNA carries:
- a CDS encoding methyltransferase domain-containing protein, whose translation MSDAEAYLATGFKDVDANQDAAKLISCLSFLRSLPAVSAYKKRALAGLRLEPGGVAADIGCGLGHDLPELAQGVGPGGVVVGVDSSGKLLAEARRTARHPAVWLLRCDAHRLALADASLDAVRADRTLQHVADPDRVIAEMIRALRPGGRLCCAEPDWPSFAIDCDDVATAALVAARWRGGFRNPDIGHKLAGKLRAAGLQGVWVEGYDLLAQGLEAVDAVYDIGATARLLAADDPPAARRLTSWLEGLARRDRAVSASVTVFVVGGRKPPTP comes from the coding sequence ATGAGTGACGCCGAGGCATATCTGGCCACGGGCTTCAAAGACGTCGACGCCAACCAAGACGCCGCCAAGCTCATCTCTTGTCTGTCTTTTTTGCGTTCCTTGCCCGCGGTGTCGGCGTACAAAAAGCGCGCATTGGCCGGCCTGCGGTTGGAGCCGGGAGGCGTGGCCGCCGATATTGGCTGCGGCCTGGGCCACGACCTGCCAGAGCTGGCCCAGGGCGTGGGGCCGGGCGGGGTGGTCGTCGGTGTCGACAGCAGCGGCAAGCTGCTGGCCGAGGCCCGGCGGACGGCGCGGCATCCCGCCGTTTGGCTGCTGCGTTGCGACGCGCACCGCCTGGCCCTGGCCGACGCCAGCCTGGACGCCGTCCGCGCCGACCGCACCTTGCAACACGTGGCCGACCCGGACCGCGTCATCGCCGAAATGATCCGCGCATTACGGCCCGGCGGCCGGCTGTGTTGCGCCGAGCCGGATTGGCCCTCTTTCGCCATCGACTGCGACGACGTGGCCACCGCCGCATTGGTCGCCGCCAGATGGCGCGGCGGCTTTCGCAACCCCGACATCGGCCACAAGCTGGCGGGCAAACTGCGCGCCGCGGGCCTGCAAGGCGTCTGGGTAGAGGGTTACGACCTGCTCGCCCAAGGGTTGGAGGCCGTTGACGCGGTCTATGACATCGGCGCCACCGCCCGGCTCCTGGCGGCCGATGATCCGCCCGCGGCGCGACGGCTGACCTCCTGGCTGGAGGGCCTGGCGCGCCGCGACCGCGCCGTCAGCGCCTCGGTCACCGTATTCGTGGTCGGCGGCCGCAAGCCGCCCACGCCATAG
- a CDS encoding cache domain-containing protein has product MSSSGFSAWPIKWRIAAPLVLSSLLMAVLGGAYIYWQRMGALEQAAMDGLAGRAVSVSEAIAARGRQALALAQFLAAQPAARQAVAARDPEALSRLTLSAFQESRGQLGMAQLQFHLPPATSLFRAHQPKKHGDDLSSFRQTVVQANRERRAVVGLEVGVGGAGIRGVAPIEEAGKHLGSVEFGAALDDGLLAEIKAGHGFDLAVLAPDGQGGFKPWAKTYQPSLGEDGDDALRAVLRTGLPAWRHVVQDGRETLVYLAALKDYQGRPVAVLGLPLDQSQALAQARREIWAGWGAAALLVLLLATISLLTARAIGNALRKVAGRLGESAQAVTSAAWRLGDSSRQLASQTSLQAAELEQAAAALEQVAGQGRANAQRTGQAAESCQQAAQALARAGTMIEQTVAAMERIKTTGDQTSQIVKAIDEIAFQTNLLALNAAVEAARAGEAGAGFAVVADEVRGLAHRAAQAAGDTQRLLTQSQEEINQGVTLASSAGQTFQQADRHNREMAELVEALASAAQEQAAGVDQVTRAVASLENAVQANAGQAQDSAELSHGLKDRAGQMAELAQGLQEMVLGGRHDAPASAESSAAVKALPSST; this is encoded by the coding sequence ATGAGTTCGTCCGGTTTTTCCGCTTGGCCCATAAAATGGCGCATCGCCGCGCCACTGGTCCTGTCCAGCCTGCTGATGGCCGTTTTGGGCGGCGCGTATATCTATTGGCAGCGCATGGGCGCGTTGGAACAGGCGGCCATGGATGGCCTGGCCGGGCGAGCGGTTTCGGTCAGCGAAGCCATCGCCGCCCGTGGGCGTCAAGCCTTGGCCCTGGCCCAGTTCCTGGCCGCCCAGCCGGCGGCTCGCCAGGCCGTGGCCGCCCGCGACCCCGAGGCCTTGAGCCGCCTGACCCTGAGCGCCTTCCAGGAAAGCCGGGGCCAGTTGGGCATGGCCCAGCTCCAGTTTCACCTGCCGCCGGCCACCAGCCTGTTCCGGGCGCACCAGCCCAAAAAACATGGCGACGACCTGTCGTCTTTCCGCCAGACCGTCGTCCAGGCCAACCGCGAGCGCCGGGCCGTGGTCGGCCTGGAGGTGGGCGTGGGCGGGGCCGGCATCAGGGGCGTGGCCCCCATCGAAGAGGCCGGCAAACACCTGGGCAGCGTGGAGTTCGGCGCGGCGCTGGACGATGGCCTGCTGGCCGAGATCAAGGCCGGCCACGGTTTTGACCTGGCGGTATTGGCCCCGGATGGGCAAGGCGGATTCAAGCCCTGGGCCAAGACCTATCAGCCCAGCCTGGGCGAGGATGGCGACGACGCCCTACGCGCGGTCTTGCGGACGGGTCTACCCGCTTGGCGGCATGTCGTCCAAGATGGCCGCGAGACGTTGGTCTACCTGGCGGCGCTGAAAGATTACCAAGGGCGGCCGGTGGCGGTGCTCGGCCTACCCCTGGATCAAAGCCAGGCCCTGGCCCAGGCCCGCCGCGAGATCTGGGCCGGCTGGGGCGCGGCTGCGCTTCTGGTGCTGCTGCTGGCGACGATCAGCCTGCTGACGGCCAGGGCCATCGGCAACGCCCTGCGCAAGGTGGCCGGGCGGCTCGGCGAATCGGCCCAGGCTGTCACCAGCGCCGCCTGGCGACTGGGCGACTCCAGCCGCCAGTTGGCCAGCCAAACCAGCCTGCAGGCCGCCGAGCTGGAACAGGCCGCGGCCGCCCTGGAGCAGGTCGCCGGCCAGGGCCGGGCCAACGCCCAGCGCACCGGCCAAGCCGCCGAGTCTTGCCAACAAGCCGCCCAGGCCCTGGCTCGGGCCGGAACGATGATCGAACAGACCGTGGCCGCCATGGAGCGCATCAAAACCACTGGCGATCAGACATCCCAGATCGTCAAGGCCATCGACGAAATAGCCTTCCAGACCAACCTGTTGGCCCTCAACGCGGCGGTGGAGGCAGCCAGGGCGGGCGAAGCCGGCGCGGGTTTTGCCGTCGTGGCCGACGAGGTGCGCGGCCTGGCCCACCGCGCGGCCCAGGCCGCCGGCGACACCCAGCGCCTGTTGACCCAGTCCCAAGAGGAAATCAACCAAGGCGTGACCCTGGCCAGCTCCGCCGGCCAGACCTTCCAGCAAGCCGACCGGCACAACCGGGAAATGGCCGAGTTGGTGGAGGCCCTGGCCTCGGCGGCCCAGGAGCAGGCCGCGGGCGTCGACCAAGTCACCAGGGCCGTCGCCAGCCTGGAAAACGCCGTGCAGGCCAATGCCGGCCAGGCCCAGGACAGCGCCGAACTGAGCCATGGCCTGAAAGACCGCGCCGGGCAGATGGCCGAACTGGCCCAAGGCCTGCAAGAGATGGTCCTGGGCGGTCGCCACGACGCGCCGGCCTCCGCCGAGTCGTCGGCGGCCGTCAAGGCCTTGCCGTCGTCGACTTAG